One genomic segment of Chelonia mydas isolate rCheMyd1 chromosome 1, rCheMyd1.pri.v2, whole genome shotgun sequence includes these proteins:
- the IL22 gene encoding interleukin-22, which yields MKRVIEIIVNEVLLSVTSNRYPYIHEVAQFLAALSTELSGCKFSGHREHVEKNLEEMKDKIKQLGVSGKNKAIGELDLLFDYLENACTEAPKKIVTSKGGNKRKN from the exons ATGAAGAGGGTAATAGAGATCATAGTGAACGAAGTACTTCTCTCTGTGACCAGCAACCGTTATCCATATATCCATGAGGTGGCACAGTTCTTAGCAGCTCTGAGCACAGAGCTAAGTGGCTGC aaattcTCAGGACACAGAGAACATGTCGAAAAGAACCTGGAAGAAATGAAAGACAAAATTAAGCAG TTGGGAGTTAGTGGAAAGAACAAAGCAATTGGGGAGCTGGATTTGCTCTTTGATTACCTGGAAAATGCATGCACTGAAGCACCGAAGAAAATTGTTACTAGTAAGGGAGGAAACAAGAGGAAAAACTGA